Proteins from one Camelina sativa cultivar DH55 chromosome 8, Cs, whole genome shotgun sequence genomic window:
- the LOC104705716 gene encoding probable methyltransferase PMT9 isoform X2: MKHFRTERVRATPKLFTYVLVGFIALLGLTCLYYGSSFAPGSRKSDEFDGSDNRARTGSVTMTNRAAVLAVSRFEVPKSVPLKLKLNLTLMEHYEHHCPPPERRFNCLVPPPTGYKIPLRWPVSRDEVWKANIPHTHLAQEKSDQNWMVVNGDKINFPGGGTHFHYGADKYIVSLAQMLKFPGDKLNNGGSIRNVLDVGCGVASFGAYLLSHDIIAMSLAPNDVHQNQIQFALERGIPSTLGVLGTKRLPYPSRSFELAHCSRCRIDWLQRDGILLLELDRLLRPGGYFVYSSPEAYAHDTENRKIGNAMHDLFKRMCWRVVAKRDQSVIWRKPISNSCYLKREAGVQPPLCPSGDDPDATWNVSMKACISPYSVRMHKERWSGLVPWPRRLTAPPPRLEEVGVTPEQFREDTETWRLRVIEYSKLLKPMVQKNSIRNVMDMSSNLGGFAAALNDKDVWVMNVMPVQSSPRMKIIYDRGLIGATHDWCEAFDTYPRTYDLIHAWNTVTETRTRGCSIEDLLIEMDRILRPEGFVIIRDTSDNISYIKKYLTLLKWDKWFTETTPKGDSLSTKDERVLIARKKLWSVPAISVS; this comes from the exons ATGAAGCACTTCAGAACCGAGCGAGTCCGTGCGACTCCGAAGCTCTTCACCTATGTTCTCGTCGGGTTCATCGCTCTGCTCGGCTTGACTTGCCTCTACTACGGCTCTTCCTTCGCTCCCGGATCCAGAAAGTCCGACGAGTTCGATGGATCTGATAACCGCGCTCGCACCGGATCCGTGACGATGACGAATCGAGCTGCTGTGCTTGCAGTGAGCCGTTTCGAAGTTCCTAAAAGCGTTCCG TTGAAATTGAAACTCAATTTAACGTTGATGGAGCACTATGAGCATCATTGCCCTCCACCAGAACGGCGTTTCAATTGCCTTGTTCCGCCTCCTACTGGATATAAG ATCCCGTTAAGGTGGCCTGTCAGTAGAGACGAGGTGTGGAAGGCGAATATCCCGCACACACACCTTGCGCAAGAGAAGTCTGATCAGAATTGGATGGTTGTAAATGGTGATAAGATCAATTTTCCTGGAGGAGGAACACATTTCCACTATGGAGCTGACAAATACATAGTTTCCCTTGCTCAG ATGCTGAAATTCCCTGGCGACAAACTCAACAATGGGGGAAGCATTCGGAATGTTCTTGATGTTGGTTGTGGGGTAGCTAGCTTCGGAGCTTATCTGCTGTCACATGACATCATTGCTATGTCCCTTGCTCCTAATGATGTTCACCAGAACCAGATCCAATTTGCTTTAGAACGAGGAATTCCATCAACACTTGGTGTTCTTGGGACTAAGCGGCTTCCATACCCAAGCAGATCCTTTGAACTTGCTCACTGTTCTAGATGTCGGATAGACTGGCTTCAAAGAGATGGGATCTTGTTGCTGGAGCTTGATAGGTTGCTCAGACCTGGTGGCTACTTTGTATACTCGTCGCCTGAAGCTTATGCACACGACACAGAAAACAGAAAGATTGGGAATGCGATGCATGATCTCTTCAAGAGAATGTGTTGGAGGGTCGTCGCTAAACGAGACCAATCTGTTATATGGAGAAAACCGATATCCAACAGCTGTTACTTGAAAAGGGAAGCAGGTGTTCAGCCTCCCCTTTGTCCTTCTGGTGATGACCCAGATGCAACTTGGAACGTCTCAATGAAGGCTTGTATATCACCTTACTCAGTGA GGATGCATAAAGAAAGATGGAGTGGACTCGTTCCCTGGCCACGGAGGCTGACAGCTCCTCCACCACGTCTTGAAGAAGTTGGTGTCACTCCCGAGCAATTCCGTGAAGATACG GAAACATGGCGTCTTAGAGTGATAGAATACTCGAAACTGTTGAAACCAATGGTGCAAAAGAATTCCATAAGAAACGTGATGGACATGAGCTCAAACCTTGGCGGTTTCGCAGCTGCACTAAACGATAAAGATGTATGGGTAATGAATGTCATGCCTGTTCAATCCTCCCCAAGAATGAAGATCATCTATGACCGTGGCCTGATCGGAGCCACTCATGATTG GTGTGAAGCCTTTGACACATACCCAAGAACGTATGATCTTATCCATGCATGGAACACAGTTACAGAAACCCGAACACGTGGATGCAGCATTGAAGATCTGCTCATCGAGATGGATCGGATACTACGCCCAGAAGGATTTGTCATAATTCGTGACACATCAGACAATATCAGCTACATCAAGAAGTATCTGACATTATTGAAATGGGATAAGTGGTTCACAGAGACGACTCCAAAAGGTGATTCTCTATCTACCAAAGATGAGAGAGTTTTGATCGCCAGAAAGAAACTGTGGAGCGTGCCCGCCATTTCAGTGTCGTGA
- the LOC104705716 gene encoding probable methyltransferase PMT9 isoform X1 → MKHFRTERVRATPKLFTYVLVGFIALLGLTCLYYGSSFAPGSRKSDEFDGSDNRARTGSVTMTNRAAVLAVSRFEVPKSVPICDSRHSELIPCLDRNLHYQLKLKLNLTLMEHYEHHCPPPERRFNCLVPPPTGYKIPLRWPVSRDEVWKANIPHTHLAQEKSDQNWMVVNGDKINFPGGGTHFHYGADKYIVSLAQMLKFPGDKLNNGGSIRNVLDVGCGVASFGAYLLSHDIIAMSLAPNDVHQNQIQFALERGIPSTLGVLGTKRLPYPSRSFELAHCSRCRIDWLQRDGILLLELDRLLRPGGYFVYSSPEAYAHDTENRKIGNAMHDLFKRMCWRVVAKRDQSVIWRKPISNSCYLKREAGVQPPLCPSGDDPDATWNVSMKACISPYSVRMHKERWSGLVPWPRRLTAPPPRLEEVGVTPEQFREDTETWRLRVIEYSKLLKPMVQKNSIRNVMDMSSNLGGFAAALNDKDVWVMNVMPVQSSPRMKIIYDRGLIGATHDWCEAFDTYPRTYDLIHAWNTVTETRTRGCSIEDLLIEMDRILRPEGFVIIRDTSDNISYIKKYLTLLKWDKWFTETTPKGDSLSTKDERVLIARKKLWSVPAISVS, encoded by the exons ATGAAGCACTTCAGAACCGAGCGAGTCCGTGCGACTCCGAAGCTCTTCACCTATGTTCTCGTCGGGTTCATCGCTCTGCTCGGCTTGACTTGCCTCTACTACGGCTCTTCCTTCGCTCCCGGATCCAGAAAGTCCGACGAGTTCGATGGATCTGATAACCGCGCTCGCACCGGATCCGTGACGATGACGAATCGAGCTGCTGTGCTTGCAGTGAGCCGTTTCGAAGTTCCTAAAAGCGTTCCG ATATGTGATTCGAGACACTCGGAGCTTATACCGTGTTTGGATAGAAATCTTCACTACCAGTTGAAATTGAAACTCAATTTAACGTTGATGGAGCACTATGAGCATCATTGCCCTCCACCAGAACGGCGTTTCAATTGCCTTGTTCCGCCTCCTACTGGATATAAG ATCCCGTTAAGGTGGCCTGTCAGTAGAGACGAGGTGTGGAAGGCGAATATCCCGCACACACACCTTGCGCAAGAGAAGTCTGATCAGAATTGGATGGTTGTAAATGGTGATAAGATCAATTTTCCTGGAGGAGGAACACATTTCCACTATGGAGCTGACAAATACATAGTTTCCCTTGCTCAG ATGCTGAAATTCCCTGGCGACAAACTCAACAATGGGGGAAGCATTCGGAATGTTCTTGATGTTGGTTGTGGGGTAGCTAGCTTCGGAGCTTATCTGCTGTCACATGACATCATTGCTATGTCCCTTGCTCCTAATGATGTTCACCAGAACCAGATCCAATTTGCTTTAGAACGAGGAATTCCATCAACACTTGGTGTTCTTGGGACTAAGCGGCTTCCATACCCAAGCAGATCCTTTGAACTTGCTCACTGTTCTAGATGTCGGATAGACTGGCTTCAAAGAGATGGGATCTTGTTGCTGGAGCTTGATAGGTTGCTCAGACCTGGTGGCTACTTTGTATACTCGTCGCCTGAAGCTTATGCACACGACACAGAAAACAGAAAGATTGGGAATGCGATGCATGATCTCTTCAAGAGAATGTGTTGGAGGGTCGTCGCTAAACGAGACCAATCTGTTATATGGAGAAAACCGATATCCAACAGCTGTTACTTGAAAAGGGAAGCAGGTGTTCAGCCTCCCCTTTGTCCTTCTGGTGATGACCCAGATGCAACTTGGAACGTCTCAATGAAGGCTTGTATATCACCTTACTCAGTGA GGATGCATAAAGAAAGATGGAGTGGACTCGTTCCCTGGCCACGGAGGCTGACAGCTCCTCCACCACGTCTTGAAGAAGTTGGTGTCACTCCCGAGCAATTCCGTGAAGATACG GAAACATGGCGTCTTAGAGTGATAGAATACTCGAAACTGTTGAAACCAATGGTGCAAAAGAATTCCATAAGAAACGTGATGGACATGAGCTCAAACCTTGGCGGTTTCGCAGCTGCACTAAACGATAAAGATGTATGGGTAATGAATGTCATGCCTGTTCAATCCTCCCCAAGAATGAAGATCATCTATGACCGTGGCCTGATCGGAGCCACTCATGATTG GTGTGAAGCCTTTGACACATACCCAAGAACGTATGATCTTATCCATGCATGGAACACAGTTACAGAAACCCGAACACGTGGATGCAGCATTGAAGATCTGCTCATCGAGATGGATCGGATACTACGCCCAGAAGGATTTGTCATAATTCGTGACACATCAGACAATATCAGCTACATCAAGAAGTATCTGACATTATTGAAATGGGATAAGTGGTTCACAGAGACGACTCCAAAAGGTGATTCTCTATCTACCAAAGATGAGAGAGTTTTGATCGCCAGAAAGAAACTGTGGAGCGTGCCCGCCATTTCAGTGTCGTGA
- the LOC104705717 gene encoding surfeit locus protein 2 isoform X1, translated as MAATEEATTTKEGADLLGKPKYKKLENGRFKCVQTGHELLEKDKKIYSQSKRCRLGLIDYALSHSKPPLNLFEQDPNASSKLKCKLTGDTVNKTEEHIWKHINGRRFLNKLEEKEREIESGSIPGEGGETPAKENGVKEEEKKKKKKKKKKTKKEKKKNKKLLEKEKNVEDVDDEVEHENGEDVEEELEFWMPPDGERWDFDDGGDRWGSDSDSEEDKNGVEDPIGEFDEDGEFSVEECVLIGEVDEDSKIVLDETPASSNKRKPEELSSSDLPSKKKNKKKKKKNVVETTSS; from the exons ATGGCGGCGACAGAGGAAGCGACGACGACGAAGGAAGGAGCTGACCTATTGGGGAAGCCAAAATATAAGAAACTGGAGAACGGGAGATTTAAATGCGTGCAGACGGGTCACGAGCTACTTGAGAAAGATAAGAAGATCTATTCACAGAGTAAACGTTGCCGTTTAGGGCTTATAGATTATGCCTTGTCTCACAGCAAGCCTCCTCTTAACTTGTTTGAGCAAGATCCTAACGCTAG CTCAAAATTGAAATGTAAGCTAACTGGCGATACAGTAAACAAGACTGAGGAACATATTTGGAAGCATATCAATGGACGGCGCTTCCTTAACAAATTAG AGGAGAAGGAACGAGAAATAGAGTCTGGATCTATTCCAGGGGAAGGTGGAGAAACGCCAGCGAAAGAAAATGGcgtaaaggaagaagagaagaaaaagaagaagaagaagaaaaagaagactaagaaggagaagaagaaaaacaagaagttacttgaaaaggaaaagaatgtagaagatgttgatgatgaagtcGAACATGAAAATGGTGAAGATGTTGAGGAGGAGCTTGAGTTTTGGATGCCTCCAGATGGTGAGAGGTGGGACTTTGATGATGGAGGAGACCGATGGGGCTCAGATTCAGACTCGGAAGAGGATAAGAATGGGGTAGAAGATCCAATAG GTGAATTTGATGAAGATGGAGAGTTTAGTGTGGAGGAGTGCGTATTGATAGGTGAAGTTGATGAAGATAGCAAGATTGTTTTGGATGAGACGCCTGCAAG CAGCAACAAGAGGAAACCTGAAGAACTTAGTTCCAGTGACCTTccttcgaagaagaagaacaagaagaaaaagaagaagaatgtcgTGGAAACAACATCGTcataa
- the LOC104705717 gene encoding surfeit locus protein 2 isoform X2: MAATEEATTTKEGADLLGKPKYKKLENGRFKCVQTGHELLEKDKKIYSQSKRCRLGLIDYALSHSKPPLNLFEQDPNASSKLKCKLTGDTVNKTEEHIWKHINGRRFLNKLEEKEREIESGSIPGEGGETPAKENGVKEEEKKKKKKKKKKTKKEKKKNKKLLEKEKNVEDVDDEVEHENGEDVEEELEFWMPPDGERWDFDDGGDRWGSDSDSEEDKNGVEDPIGEFDEDGEFSVEECVLIGEVDEDSKIVLDETPASNKRKPEELSSSDLPSKKKNKKKKKKNVVETTSS; the protein is encoded by the exons ATGGCGGCGACAGAGGAAGCGACGACGACGAAGGAAGGAGCTGACCTATTGGGGAAGCCAAAATATAAGAAACTGGAGAACGGGAGATTTAAATGCGTGCAGACGGGTCACGAGCTACTTGAGAAAGATAAGAAGATCTATTCACAGAGTAAACGTTGCCGTTTAGGGCTTATAGATTATGCCTTGTCTCACAGCAAGCCTCCTCTTAACTTGTTTGAGCAAGATCCTAACGCTAG CTCAAAATTGAAATGTAAGCTAACTGGCGATACAGTAAACAAGACTGAGGAACATATTTGGAAGCATATCAATGGACGGCGCTTCCTTAACAAATTAG AGGAGAAGGAACGAGAAATAGAGTCTGGATCTATTCCAGGGGAAGGTGGAGAAACGCCAGCGAAAGAAAATGGcgtaaaggaagaagagaagaaaaagaagaagaagaagaaaaagaagactaagaaggagaagaagaaaaacaagaagttacttgaaaaggaaaagaatgtagaagatgttgatgatgaagtcGAACATGAAAATGGTGAAGATGTTGAGGAGGAGCTTGAGTTTTGGATGCCTCCAGATGGTGAGAGGTGGGACTTTGATGATGGAGGAGACCGATGGGGCTCAGATTCAGACTCGGAAGAGGATAAGAATGGGGTAGAAGATCCAATAG GTGAATTTGATGAAGATGGAGAGTTTAGTGTGGAGGAGTGCGTATTGATAGGTGAAGTTGATGAAGATAGCAAGATTGTTTTGGATGAGACGCCTGCAAG CAACAAGAGGAAACCTGAAGAACTTAGTTCCAGTGACCTTccttcgaagaagaagaacaagaagaaaaagaagaagaatgtcgTGGAAACAACATCGTcataa
- the LOC104705720 gene encoding GDSL esterase/lipase At5g14450, protein MKSDLERAKLMVSSSWLLLCLLTATTTTAVTAVQPKCSFPAIYNFGDSNSDTGGISAAFEPVRDPYGQGFFHRPAGRDSDGRLTIDFIAERLELPYLSAYLNSLGSNFRHGANFATGGSTIRRQNETIFQYGISPFSLDMQIAQFDQFKARSAQLFTQIKSRYDREKLPRQEEFAKALYTFDIGQNDLSVGFRTMSVDQLKATIPDIVSHLASAVRNIYQQGGRTFWVHNTGPLGCLPVNMFYMGTPAPGYLDKSGCVKAQNEMAMEFNRKLKETVINLRKELTQAAITYVDVYAAKYEMMSNPKKLGFANPLKVCCGYHQKYDHIWCGNKGKVNNTEIYGGSCPNPAMAVSWDGVHYTEAANKHVADRTLSGLLTDPPVPVIRACYRQ, encoded by the exons ATGAAGAGTGATCTCGAAAGGGCAAAACTTATGGTTTCTTCTTCGTGGCTTCTTCTGTGCCTcttaacagcaacaacaacaacagctgtAACAGCAGTTCAGCCCAAGTGTAGTTTTCCGGCGATTTACAACTTTGGAGATTCTAATTCCGACACTGGAGGAATCTCCGCTGCTTTTGAGCCTGTTAGGGATCCTTATGGTCAAGGTTTCTTCCACAGACCTGCCGGACGAGACTCTGATGGCCGTCTCACCATTGATTTCATAG CTGAGCGTCTGGAGTTGCCTTATTTGAGCGCATATCTAAACTCGTTGGGATCAAACTTCAGACATGGTGCAAACTTTGCAACTGGTGGTTCAACCATAAGAAGACAGAACGAAACTATCTTTCAATATGGCATTAGTCCATTCTCTCTCGATATGCAGATTGCTCAGTTCGATCAGTTCAAAGCGAGATCGGCACAACTATTCACACAAA TTAAGAGTAGATATGATAGAGAGAAGCTTCCAAGACAGGAAGAGTTTGCAAAGGCTTTGTATACTTTTGATATTGGACAGAATGATCTCTCTGTTGGGTTTAGGACAATGAGCGTTGATCAACTTAAGGCGACGATACCCGACATTGTCAGCCATTTAGCTTCCGCAGTTCGG AACATATATCAGCAAGGAGGAAGAACATTTTGGGTACACAACACGGGTCCTCTCGGTTGTTTACCCGTTAACATGTTTTACATGGGGACTCCTGCACCGGGCTACTTGGACAAATCTGGCTGCGTGAAGGCTCAAAACGAAATGGCAATGGAGTTCAACAGAAAGCTCAAGGAAACAGTCATCAATCTCAGAAAAGAACTCACCCAGGCAGCCATCACTTATGTTGATGTCTACGCTGCGAAATACGAAATGATGAGCAACCCCAAGAAACTAG GATTTGCAAACCCATTGAAGGTATGTTGTGGCTATCATCAGAAGTATGATCACATTTGGTGCGGGAACAAAGGGAAAGTGAACAATACTGAAATCTACGGTGGCTCATGTCCTAACCCGGCAATGGCTGTGAGCTGGGATGGAGTTCACTATACTGAAGCTGCAAACAAGCACGTGGCTGACCGTACTCTCAGCGGTTTGCTCACTGACCCTCCAGTTCCAGTAATCCGAGCTTGTTATAGACAGTGA
- the LOC104705719 gene encoding uncharacterized protein LOC104705719: MAKSLHLTRLMSSSARMAMTSSPIFFSVKPRRNIHKPYLTTSLFLSTTSTPYPLQYDMIINRPTQSSLSQNRRRPVKALESGSPPDSAEPEFDSWVDNKLALEREQGRPGSGDPEMDKAKRKYYSKRRKRLYGSDSEDESSRRSDEGFVELKPEVVEFDRLHQREEELYFYDTFAYPWEKDKHYKMVYQLEKKYFPDQCLDKAFLQPGESALKKGDDDSGKGRGKKKVVALGGKRNEVKRIGMEKKCDEDDDHGDDELVFFDEANEEKKKPEEEVVVTEKKVEQFFKGLTKPSNEKGVASGDGEPFLVTRNGELPPRWDGPNGTVLLVNKPKGWTSFTVCGKLRRLVKVKKVGHAGTLDPMATGLLIVCIGKATKVVDRYQGMIKGYSGVFRLGEATSTLDADSPVIQREPWEHIKDDDIKKALTSFLGEIWQVPPMFSAIKVGGEKMYEKARRGETVELSPRRISIFQFEIERSLDDRQNLIFRVICSKGTYIRSLCADLAKALGSCSHLTALRRDSIGEYSANDAWEFNELEAAITKNYF; encoded by the exons ATGGCGAAATCTCTACACTTGACAAGACTAATGTCATCTTCAGCAAGAATGGCTATGACTTCTTctcccatcttcttctcagTCAAACCGAGGAGAAACATCCATAAACCCTACCTCACCacatctctcttcctctccacAACATCTACACCATACCCACTTCAATACGACATGATCATCAACCGTCCCACACAGTCTTCTCTCTCCCAAAACCGTCGTCGACCCGTTAAAGCTCTCGAATCCGGCTCCCCCCCTGACTCAGCGGAGCCAGAGTTCGATTCCTGGGTCGACAATAAACTGGCTTTAGAGCGTGAACAGGGTCGACCCGGTTCAGGGGATCCGGAGATGGACAAGGCGAAGAGGAAGTATTATagcaagaggaggaagagactATACGGGTCTGATTCTGAAGATGAGAGCAGCCGGAGATCAGATGAAGGGTTCGTGGAATTGAAACCTGAAGTTGTGGAATTTGATAGGTTACATCAGAGAGAAGAGGagttgtatttttatgatacttttgCGTATCCATGGGAGAAAGATAAGCATTATAAGATGGTGTATCAGTTAGAGAAGAAGTATTTTCCTGATCAGTGTTTAGATAAGGCATTTTTGCAACCTGGAGAGAGTGCTTTGAAGAAGGGGGATGATGATTCTGGGAAAGGTAGAGGGAAGAAGAAAGTAGTAGCACTTGGTGGGAAGAGAAATGAGGTTAAACGAATTGGTATGGAGAAGAAAtgtgatgaggatgatgatcaTGGTGATGACGAGTTGGTGTTTTTTGATGAAGCcaatgaggagaagaagaagccagaGGAGGAGGTTGTTGTTACTGAGAAGAAAGTGGAACAGTTCTTTAAGGGTTTGACGAAACCCTCCAATGAGAAAGGTGTAGCTAGTGGTGATGGAGAACCTTTCCTTGTTACGAGAAACGGTGAACTTCCTCCTAGATGGGATGGTCCTAATGGTACTGTGCTTTTGGTGAACAAACCTAAAG GATGGACTTCCTTCACTGTCTGTGGTAAGCTACGACGATTAGTCAAAGTGAAAAAG GTGGGTCATGCTGGAACACTTGATCCCATGGCTACTGGTCTATTAATTGTCTGCATTGGTAAAGCCACTAAGGTTGTTGACAG ATATCAAGGTATGATCAAAGGTTATAGCGGAGTTTTTCGTCTTGGTGAAGCCACTTCAACTTTAGACGCCGACTCTCCA GTGATTCAACGAGAACCTTGGGAGCATATTAAAGATGATGACATTAAGAAAGCTTTAACATCATTTCTTGGAGAAATATGGCAAGTTCCACCAATGTTCTCTGCGATAAAA GTTGGAGGTGAGAAGATGTACGAGAAGGCAAGAAGAGGAGAAACGGTAGAGCTGTCTCCAAGACGAATCTCAATATTCCAGTTTGAAATCGAACGCAGTTTAGATGACAg acaaaatcttatttttcGGGTTATTTGCTCTAAGGGTACATACATTAGATCCCTCTGTGCAGATCTTGCTAAAGCTCTTGGAAG TTGTTCTCACCTCACTGCTCTTCGGCGAGATTCAATCG GCGAATATTCTGCGAATGATGCTTGGGAATTCAATGAATTAGAAGCAGCAATCACCAAAAACTACTTCTAG
- the LOC104705721 gene encoding probable glucuronokinase 2, producing MDPNAKPAESGKVQEKGVFEHRSFARIGFLGNPSDVYFGRTISFTIGNFWAWAKLEPSDHLLIKPHPFHDLVQFHSLDNLVYRLENDGYYGGVRLIMAICKVFRNYCKDNGIQLHDRNFTLSYDTNIPRQTGLSGSSAIVSAALSCLLDFYNVRQLIRIEVRPNIILNAEKELGIIAGLQDRVAQVYGGGLVYMDFSKEHMDKLGYGIYTIMDINLLPPLHLIYAENPSDSGKVHSTVRKRWLDGDEFIISSMAEVAKLAEEGRTALLKKDYSKLKELMNRNFDLRRSMFGDECLGAMNIEMVEVARKIGAAAKFTGSGGAVVAFCPDGPSQVKLLEEECLKSGFIVVPVQLVPTRLSSSDLKTLSDSKP from the exons ATGGATCCCAATGCGAAACCTGCGGAGTCTGGCAAGGTTCAGGAAAAGGGTGTGTTCGAGCATCGCTCGTTCGCTAGAATCGGGTTTCTGGGAAACCCTAGCGATGTTTACTTCGGTCGTACGATTTCATTTACCATTGGTAATTTCTGGGCGTGGGCTAAGCTCGAGCCATCTGATCATCTCTTGATCAAACCTCATCCATTTCATGATCTTGTCCAGTTTCACTCTCTCGACAACCTC GTTTATCGATTGGAAAATGACGGATACTACGGAGGTGTAAGGTTAATAATGGCGATTTGTAAAGTATTCCGCAACTATTGCAAAGATAATGGCATCCAACTTCATGATAGAAACTTCACTCTATCTTATGATACCAACATCCCAAGACAG ACAGGGCTTTCGGGTTCCAGTGCCATTGTATCTGCTGCTCTTAGCTGCCTTCTCGACTTCTACAATGTCAGGCAATTAATCAGAATCGAAGTCCGACCTAACATTATCCTTAACGCCGAGAAAGAGCTTGGTATTATTGCAGGTCTTCAAGACCGTGTTGCGCAAGTCTATGGTGGTGGTCTTGTTTACATG GATTTTAGTAAAGAGCATATGGATAAACTTGGATATGGGATTTACACTATAATGGATatcaatcttcttcctcctctgcatCTCATCTATGCTGAGAATCCTAGTGACTCTGGGAAG GTACATAGCACGGTTCGTAAAAGGTGGTTAGATGGTGATGAGTTTATAATATCATCGATGGCAGAAGTTGCAAAATTAGCAGAAGAAGGTCGAACTGCATTACTTAAAAAAGATTACTCCAAACTCAAGGAACTCATGAACCGTAACTTCGATCTTCGAAG gAGTATGTTTGGAGATGAATGTTTGGGAGCTATGAACATAGAAATGGTGGAAGTGGCACGTAAGATTGGCGCAGCTGCAAAGTTCACTGGAAGCGGAGGAGCTGTGGTTGCTTTCTGCCCTGACGGACCATCTCAAGTTAAACTTCTTGAAGAAGAATGTCTGAAATCTGGATTTATAGTTGTGCCTGTACAGCTTGTGCCTACGCGTCTCAGTAGCTCTGATCTTAAAACTTTGTCAGATTCAAAGCCCTGA